The genomic region AAGTTGTTATGTCCGCCACCTTTTATGGTAAATATTTGTTTTTGAGCGTGTGGGACGGCTTCATATAAACTTTGCCCCGACGCATAAGGTACTATGGCGTCATCGGTACCGTGAAAAACAACCACAGGGCAGGTCACACCATTCATGAATTCATGGGATTTTAGCTTGTATTTCATCAACAGGTCTACCGGCAAAAAAGGAAATCGGCTTTTGGCAACATCAACCAAACTGTAATAAGGGGTTTCCAAAATAAGTTGTTTGGGTGCGTTTGTCGAGGCCAGTTGGGTCGCAATGCCCGTCCCCAATGACCTACCATATAGGGTAATCGCCTTTTCATCATAAGTTTTTAGGGCATACGCATAAAAAAGTTGTGCATCGGCATGTAAGGCAGCTTCACTGAGTTTCCCCGTGCTTTTCCCATAAGTACGGTAATCCATTATAATGACGTCGTAACCCTGTTGCACAAAAAACTGGGCTATCTCGCCCCAACGGGAAAGGTCGCCCGCATTACCATGAAAATAGAGCAAAACCCCTTTAGGGGCTGTACCCTTAAAATGCAAGCCGTTCAATACCGCACCATCCGGTGCGGTCAAATTGAATTCATGGTGGGGTACCGCAAACGAATATTGATAATCCTGTGGCAGTTTAGAAGGTAAAAAAATGAGTTTTTCCTGTAAAAAATAAAGCATGACTGTTATGAGTAGGTAAAATATTAATAGGTTACGGGCAATTTTCTTAAACCTTCGCATTTTTTGGTTTTGTAGCGTGCTGTACCGATATGCTGGAGCCTTTCAAATCAACGACTTTTGGTTTGGTCGTAATGATATCGCCCAACATTTTATGGTATGATTCAAAGGTATTCAAATCTTTATGACCGCCACCTATGATAGTATGTAATGTAGTTTGTTTGGGCTTTATCTTGGATAGTTTTACACTGGTTTTATAGGGAATAAGCCTATCGTCGGTACCATGTATAATGTGGATGGGGCAGTTTACATACTTGAGCCATTTGTACGTGGGCATCGGAAACTTGATCAATAATGAAAGTGGCATAAAGGGTACATAGCGTTTGGCCACTTTGCTAAGACTGTAATACGGCGCATCTAAAATGAGCATCCTGGGATGGTTCATAGAGGCCAATTTGGTCGCAAAACCCGAGCCCAAAGAGCGCCCATAAAGAATGATATACTTTTCGTTTACATTTTCCCTTATCTTGTTGTAGACCACCTGTAAGTCTCTTTTGATCGCCTTTTGCGTTCGCCGCCCGGTACTTTTGCCAAACCCTCGATAATCGACCATGATAACATCGTAGCCGTGCCTGGTAAAATCGACCGCGAATTTGCCCCAAC from Costertonia aggregata harbors:
- a CDS encoding alpha/beta hydrolase, translating into MADWKYILTVIILIYLAINTLVYFLQDFLMFKPEKLAKDFEFYYENQEIEEYNIETRDGAIINGLRFKTQRPKGVVFYLKGNSKSIKGWGKFAVDFTRHGYDVIMVDYRGFGKSTGRRTQKAIKRDLQVVYNKIRENVNEKYIILYGRSLGSGFATKLASMNHPRMLILDAPYYSLSKVAKRYVPFMPLSLLIKFPMPTYKWLKYVNCPIHIIHGTDDRLIPYKTSVKLSKIKPKQTTLHTIIGGGHKDLNTFESYHKMLGDIITTKPKVVDLKGSSISVQHATKPKNAKV
- a CDS encoding alpha/beta hydrolase, whose amino-acid sequence is MRRFKKIARNLLIFYLLITVMLYFLQEKLIFLPSKLPQDYQYSFAVPHHEFNLTAPDGAVLNGLHFKGTAPKGVLLYFHGNAGDLSRWGEIAQFFVQQGYDVIIMDYRTYGKSTGKLSEAALHADAQLFYAYALKTYDEKAITLYGRSLGTGIATQLASTNAPKQLILETPYYSLVDVAKSRFPFLPVDLLMKYKLKSHEFMNGVTCPVVVFHGTDDAIVPYASGQSLYEAVPHAQKQIFTIKGGGHNNLIEFPEYLESIARVLK